Within the Trichoderma breve strain T069 chromosome 3, whole genome shotgun sequence genome, the region CTAGACCCGTCAACTCTCCAAGATCAATGGGGGTATTCTCCGCAGAAACAGTCAATGGATATATTGTGCCATGAACGGCCAAGAGTTCAATCAGACTGCCACGGTTACGGTTACGTTAGTAAATGGGTTGGTTTGCGTTATCATGGTGTGAAATGGGATAACGTACTTGTTAAAGTTTTTGCTTCCAGTATTTCCGCATAGCAATAAATGGTTCAAGGGTCTAAAGCCAGGTGGAGCAGGCTTCTCTGAATCGTAGACGTAAAATTCTGTCGCTCCATAGTCAAGTGCTTCCTGTCGTTTTGATTCAGAAGTTGATAGAACTACGACTTCGTGACCCATAGCTGCAGCAAGTTTGATGGCTAAGTGACCTAGGCCACCGATACCCATGATACCAATGCGATCCGTCGATTTGACATCAGGGCCGGTCAAGACAGTGAAGACTGTAGAGCCTGCACATAGAAGCGGCGCTGCATCAGCAGAGTCATATCCGTCTGGGATCGGAAAGACCATGTTGGCTGACCAGATCACACCCGAAGAAATAGTACCCATCTTGTCAGCGTTTCTGTTAAAGTCAACGCGTGAAGTACAGTACTGATCCCTCCCTTTTCCACCCAAACCATTAGCCCTTGTCCACTAACCGAGAGGATATCTATGGATATGTTTCGAAGAGTACAACTCACCACTCAAGCAGCATTCACAGGTGCCGCAGACCTTGTGTGTATAGCCGAATCCGACGCGGTCTCCAACCTTAATGTCTGTTGACACACCAGGGCCGAGCTGTCTTACAACTCCCACACCTTCATGGCCGATAATGCGCCCGCGCCTCAGGTAGTGAAGATCGGTGCCGCACAGTCCTGAGTGGGTTGTTTCAATGTATACCTCGCCATAGCCAAGAACGCGAGTCGTCGTTTCAACAGCCAACTCTCCTTCAGGTGTACCtctgaagatgtcgagggTGATGGCTGAACTGCTGTCGGCCATGTTACTATACGAGTATATTTCTCTTTGGAAAGTATCGGATAAGTGTGGTTGAAGTATAGATCAAAGGAAAAAGCCTTTCAACGTAGCAAGTAATTGCGCCTAAGTATTCTCAATTCGGCCTTAGAGGGCTTGAGACTGAGCAGTTTCACCTTTTATGAGGACTGCCAATTTGCTTTTTAAAAGAAACCGAAATGCGTCCTACTTACTTATAGACAATTAGCTAACACACACACATAGATctatatataatataaaaaaaatgaCGATGGCGTCAATTACACCAAGCGTTTCCCGAAACAAGGTGGCAAAAGGCGGTCCTCGTACCAACTAACACGGTGGGGTTCATCTGTTGAGTCTCCAGCTTGTTTACGACTCTGAACATGAAATTGTATTGCACCGACGCTGGCCGCATTAGTAATTCAGTTTTGAAGTAGCTGTCCAGCCAATCATCGCACAACTGACTAATGCTCATTCAAGGATTTGTTCTAGACCTGCTGTTTTTGCTACTCTTCAACAGCAAAACCCGCAAAAGTCCCGTTTTACTTGCACAGCTAAAATTCTTTGTCGATCCACTTGACTCTGTTCGGAATGCCAGTCTTTCTTCAAAAGGAGAAACTCCTTATTAGACGTATCCATCTTTCTTCTGGCCAGAGGCTGACGACATCGTCACGCGTTCTCTTCGGCTTTCGTACGTATGTCCTTGGTATTACTCCGTGGTAACTAGTAACTTGATGGCATTCTAAAGTCTAGAACGCTCAAGGAGTAGCCAGAAGCACGAAGATGCTGTATTATGGTCAACCATACAATGGCTAATCTGTAACGTGGGAGTTGGAAATCTCAAACGCAAGCCACATCTTGTCAATCTCACTACAGCAGCGTTCTCTGTCCCACTTGGCCCTATTATATCGAATGGCGTCAAGCCAGCCTCTTCCAAGCTCTCTGTAGCTCAACTCAAAAGCTCTTACAGATCCCTACCATGTCCATTGACAGTGCAGTGAACGCAGAAGGGAAGTGGATTTTAACGCACCGTTCGGGTCTCTACGAATTGACAGCTCAGATTTTCTGCGCAATCAATCTGAAGGAAACCCGGGTTAcaagttttattttttttccccacCGTATCAGGCCCCCCACGCCATAACAAAGGTGGCAAGCGCTCACCACTCTCACCGAGATTGCTTTACCTTGCGCCTTCAGATGAAtaagataaaataaaataaaatttaatcGCTGCATTTTAAAACCCATCGGTCAAATGCATTTTTTGTAGCACCGATGTCAAGTTCAAGATCGACTACTGTACTACGATGACAAATGGCCTCTTAGCCATTCTCAACTGCCATCTTATCACGACAGGCAGCTTCTTTTATTTAGACCCAATGTCTCTCACGTTAGACAGGCTCAAAATATGACGACCCCAAACTCTTCTTAGAAATTCGATAAAGACATCTATTCTACGGACCTCGCATGCCACCTCCCGCACTTCTCTGTGACATTTATAACTTGGAGCGATCCGCACAGTAACCATACACGATGTTGATAGGCAGCCCATCTCTTGGTTCCATTTAGTTCATTGTGTCGTGGCTGTTGTAAACTCTCTTTCAAAATTCTAGCGCCCTGTTTTCTCTCACACAATTGGCTTAGTCACCCACTCAAAATTCTGAGAGGTAAAGTGGCTTCAATTGCGTTGTCAGGTGCTGTACTTCGTAAGAGGTGGTTGGGTAACtccatggacatggacatgtacACGTGCGCAAGTAAGTGCATGTATTTAAAGTGTCTGTAATGCTGGGGACAAGCACCTGTAGGTACTGTCATACGCAACACATATGTCAGGATGAGTGTGTTAGGCTACAACTCTACACCTGTATATTCATGCCTGATGGTACTGAATGTCAACCCATCACCATATTTACTAGCGCAACATGGATAATGCTCACAATATTTCGGGAAACACTCTCAGAGACAATGCGTCACTCAACCAAGGCAATTTTAACATCACCGGCAATGCTAGTAAGAGCTTCTTTGCGTTATTGGGCACATCAGTACCTGCTGTAGCTCATCCTAAGCCTAGCCTAATCAGACGATAAGAGAAAATTCCCTCGAAACATTAGCAAAACCGATCCTACCTAACTTATGATAAGAAACGAATGCAAACATTAAAGGGCCTTAAGCCGCCGAGTAGGAATACTATGACTTAGTATTATACTTCTTACCGACATTAAAATGGTTCTGTGGGAGTGAGCTGGTGTACTGGTCCCTGTACGTCTTGTTTGTTAAGACAAAAACACAGCACCGGTCTTGCTACTGTCGAATCCTTCTGCCGACCTATCACCGATTGGATTCATGTTGCTTTGGTGGTGTAATTAATCCGTGAATACCCCGCCTTGTGTACAGGCAACTCAGCTTCCAAAACATCTCATCTCCGCTGTCTCAACTTCCCtatgaagaaaaggcagGCGTACTAGAAGAGATGAGCGAatcagaagaaaaaagagattcCAAATCGGATATGGGGGAAACTGTCTTATTATGCGCATCCGGCGAGAAGGAAGCCAGTGAGGGTAGGTCTGCGAGCAGGTGGGCGGAGGCCTTGCAGAGACTAAGTAAAGAGGATCAAACACAATTTGAGCTTGCACAAAACGGCATAGACGACCCGAAATCCGTCCTCTCTAATGTACTCACCGCTACTAACAAGCGAAAGGAAGActgcatgaagaagagatggaaactGGTAATTAAAAGGCAAACAATCATTATAAGAGACATTCTTGAAAAGCTCAGTAATTGGGTTCAAAAATTATTAGTATGCATAACACCACCGATATTTTAacgcatatatatatgctcATCACTGACTTCTCTCTAGGCTGTTGGCGACGTTATCATTCAATATGACCCTATACATGCAGCACTACCCTGGGCAGCTATAAAACTCATAATGCAAGCCACCATAAACGACATCGAGATCTTTGGCCATGTCCTCAGTTCGCTAGAAAACATCAGCAATCTTATTGCTCAGTGTCAACTCATTGAGGTAATATACTTTACAGAAAGGAGAAAGCAAAGGTAAGCGTACTGcttactttaaatttaataaatgaTGATAGAAGAACTCATCATGTGAAATTATTATAGTGGCGAACTGTTTGATCAGCTTTCGGAATGCATAACGTGCCTCTACGCCGCCATCTTGGGATACTTAGCAAGCATTATGCATTACTATGGCCTGACTACGGCAGTACGAATACTAAAAAGCGTCGTCGTTTCCAAGAATGACATGAAGGCTAAATACGAACCCGTCGAAATTGCCCAGGCCAAGTTTAGGCGCCTTGCCGAGATTTCAGGAGCTCAAGAGTTGGGGAGCGctgttgatggcatccaagGAATTGAACAGCACCTTAAAGATAAGGATGAACGAGATCAGGTGGAAATGCAGTCCCTTAGAGATACCATGAAGGTTCTTCACCAACCTATCGATCGCATTGACAGCCGTCTTGGGCAGATTCAAGATGGTATTGAGCAGCAGATGCGGACGCAAATCCTCAAGGCCATTTCCACCATACCATACGGCGTTCACCACAAAACTGCCAGCAAAGGTCGCTTGGAGGGTTCTGGCAGATGgcttttaaataaattagctttCATTGactggagaaagagaagtAATTCATCTGTGCTATGGCTTCACGGCATTCCCGGCTCAGGAAAGACCAAACTAGCGTCTCTAGTTGTGGACGAGGTtaaaggaaaagaacacATGGCCTATTTCTACTGCCTAAGAAATCCGGCCGAGCCACACCGAGCACAATGCGACAAGATTCTTGCGAGTTTTGTTCGCCAATTGGCAAGCCTCACGCCGAGCGATCCGATATTGCCGCCTGTGAAAGAACATTACGAAGATGCTATTGAAGGGTTTGTGGGATTCGAGGACCAGGTTTGGACATCAGACGAGTGTGTCGAAGTTTTGATCCAGCTTGTCGACGAGTATCCTGCTGTGACATTTGTTCTAGATGCCCTAGACGAAGTGGATCAAGAGGATAGACAGGAACTCTTAGATGCGCTCAATCGTATTCTACAAGAGTCGAACTCTCTTGTCAGAGTGTTCATctcaagcagaagcaattACGATATTGCTTTCTATCTAAACGGGACGCCAAATATTTATATTGAAGCCGATGACAATGCTGAGGATATTTCAACATTCATGTACGACACTTGCTTGCATTACTTGAAGACTGAGCTGAGCATGACTCTTAGTGACACACAACTTACTTCTGCAAGACTGCTGCATGGGAAACTCACGCCAAGTCTACGAGAGGAAATTACTGATACACTTCAGGAGGGAGCCAAGGGAATGTAAGTCTCTAGCCTTTACTAAAAGACAATTTTTCACGAAAATTGCTCTGATAAGCCAATCTTTATCAGGTTTCGATGGGTGGACCTTCAAATCCAGTCGCTCAAAAGGGTCAAGGTAGCTGCTGATCTGAAGGCGCGTCTCGGTGCTTTACCAGATACACTCGAGGGCTCGTACTGGGAAATCTATCAAGAAATCCAAGAGTCTGGAGAGCATGCTTTTGAACTGGCCAACTTCACCTTCCAATGGCTACTGTATGCGCAGGAATCCATCTCCCTTGAAGCGCTCGCTGTGCTCGCGTGCACAAAGTCGAAATCCGAATCCGGAACTGCCTTTTCCAGCGATGAGGTCCTGGACGTCTGCTCGAATCTGATTGTCACTCGCCAGAACTCGTTTGACTT harbors:
- a CDS encoding alcohol dehydrogenase groES-like domain-containing protein, which produces MADSSSAITLDIFRGTPEGELAVETTTRVLGYGEVYIETTHSGLCGTDLHYLRRGRIIGHEGVGVVRQLGPGVSTDIKVGDRVGFGYTHKVCGTCECCLSGRDQYCTSRVDFNRNADKMGTISSGVIWSANMVFPIPDGYDSADAAPLLCAGSTVFTVLTGPDVKSTDRIGIMGIGGLGHLAIKLAAAMGHEVVVLSTSESKRQEALDYGATEFYVYDSEKPAPPGFRPLNHLLLCGNTGSKNFNNLIELLAVHGTIYPLTVSAENTPIDLGELTGLGASIRGSLTASRRTICELLRFASRHGIKPTVMTFPMTEDGVKEAIDTLKSGKMRYRGVLVR
- a CDS encoding ankyrin repeats (3 copies) domain-containing protein, whose amino-acid sequence is MGETVLLCASGEKEASEGRSASRWAEALQRLSKEDQTQFELAQNGIDDPKSVLSNVLTATNKRKEDCMKKRWKLVIKRQTIIIRDILEKLSNWVQKLLAVGDVIIQYDPIHAALPWAAIKLIMQATINDIEIFGHVLSSLENISNLIAQCQLIEVIYFTERRKQSGELFDQLSECITCLYAAILGYLASIMHYYGLTTAAKFRRLAEISGAQELGSAVDGIQGIEQHLKDKDERDQIQDGIEQQMRTQILKAISTIPYGVHHKTASKGRLEGSGRWLLNKLAFIDWRKRSNSSVLWLHGIPGSGKTKLASLVVDEVKGKEHMAYFYCLRNPAEPHRAQCDKILASFVRQLASLTPSDPILPPVKEHYEDAIEGFVGFEDQVWTSDECVEVLIQLVDEYPAVTFVLDALDEVDQEDRQELLDALNRILQESNSLVRVFISSRSNYDIAFYLNGTPNIYIEADDNAEDISTFIDTQLTSARLLHGKLTPSLREEITDTLQEGAKGMFRWVDLQIQSLKRVKVAADLKARLGALPDTLEGSYWEIYQEIQESGEHAFELANFTFQWLLYAQESISLEALAVLACTKSKSESGTAFSSDEVLDVCSNLIVTRQNSFDFAHLSVREFFERLHNRDIHSYQSEISHAAIAAACLRYLNLAQVENRGKALREKVMNSIKEECRVDGDLNEQKKETGENTAEKDDEPLQDEVGDNAKETSQISDGEASAGQDDEEDPERTAKKVARWIEKMKDDQLKCISFEIFAVVSSDDVYGQPSTYAVTWVIDHIDKSDKYRLESPLADLIKAFMLEKSSEIGDSAHKVSRSFHVWSALMSKVIKNSNNQKELLGSAAQLPSSPIWVTCQMDWLEVAEYLYEYSYPGINDGRSMASLKSSFEVNPMWYAILSKKLNLIDYLTKCNADANRIFAVGTYSEPIVTAARRNDTELITILSKQNYGGQEAATEAFISAAGEGHCESMSLLLDLSLVTIDKVGHNALCSACAGGHLDAISLLLDKGAPTGRGAFMLYRAVLHQHIEVSRFLISKNIGLDGLSAALVTAVSNSDKECVDFLLQKGAQKEGVALVRAIRDKTSMTALGLIKAGYNVHGKYLQKRRSALHYAALLGQPKIVEALLEASADANCRDADGRTPLHLAALKGHDDCVRLLMKHGSDVLCEDSQGRIPLDLAEERDCIGAEEIIREEMERLLQRLTAKRDTT